In the Oryzihumus leptocrescens genome, one interval contains:
- a CDS encoding VOC family protein — MTSEIDLAAIDAERERLRTTYLRSPRERPASSARGLHHFAVVCSDVEATIRFYQELLEFPLTEIFENRDYKGSNHFFFDIGNNNLLAFFDFPGLGVGPYAEVLGGLHHIAISVEPEKWERLKGKLREAGVDYQEESGTSIYFRDPDGARLELIADPLGEMYGTSVL; from the coding sequence ATGACCAGCGAGATCGACCTGGCCGCCATCGACGCCGAGCGGGAGCGGCTGCGCACGACCTACCTGCGCTCGCCGCGGGAGCGGCCGGCGTCCTCGGCGCGCGGGCTGCACCACTTCGCGGTCGTCTGCTCCGACGTGGAGGCGACCATCCGCTTCTACCAGGAGCTGCTGGAGTTCCCGCTGACCGAGATCTTCGAGAACCGGGACTACAAGGGCTCCAACCACTTCTTCTTCGACATCGGCAACAACAACCTGCTGGCGTTCTTCGACTTCCCGGGCCTGGGGGTCGGGCCGTACGCCGAGGTCCTCGGCGGGCTGCACCACATCGCCATCTCGGTCGAGCCGGAGAAGTGGGAACGGCTCAAGGGCAAGCTGCGCGAGGCCGGCGTGGACTACCAGGAGGAGAGCGGCACCTCGATCTACTTCCGCGACCCCGACGGCGCGCGGCTGGAGCTCATCGCCGACCCGCTCGGGGAGATGTACGGCACCTCGGTCCTCTGA